Proteins from a single region of Bacteroidota bacterium:
- a CDS encoding YajQ family cyclic di-GMP-binding protein, translated as MADTYSFDIVSEIDLQEVDNAMNQAIKEIQQRYDLKGSHSEITLNKKDKKINVTSADDFKVKTVNDILQNKLIKRGISIKALKYGTIEQGSGMGTAKQEITLQAGIDKENAKKITKMIKDMKIKVNASIQDEQVRVQGKSKDDLQEVIKMLNAADLDFAFQVTNYR; from the coding sequence ATGGCAGACACATACTCATTTGATATTGTATCGGAAATCGATTTGCAGGAAGTGGATAACGCAATGAATCAGGCAATAAAGGAAATCCAGCAGAGATACGATTTAAAAGGGAGCCACAGTGAAATTACACTTAACAAAAAAGACAAGAAGATAAACGTAACCTCGGCAGATGATTTTAAAGTAAAAACCGTTAACGACATTCTTCAGAACAAGCTGATCAAAAGAGGAATTTCTATCAAAGCATTGAAATACGGCACGATTGAACAAGGCAGCGGAATGGGAACTGCCAAGCAGGAAATAACTTTGCAGGCAGGGATAGATAAAGAGAATGCAAAGAAAATAACTAAAATGATTAAGGATATGAAGATTAAGGTTAACGCATCTATACAGGATGAGCAGGTGCGTGTGCAGGGAAAATCGAAGGATGATTTGCAGGAAGTGATAAAGATGCTTAATGCAGCGGATCTGGATTTTGCATTTCAGGTAACGAATTATCGGTGA
- a CDS encoding YraN family protein encodes MGKSGELLAKQFLIDEGYTFLKSNYRFERAEADLIFTGGEGKDKEIIFIEVKTRRSKKFGEGEESVDAKKQAQIRKAAEGFLYENEMYQDYQIRLDVIVVYLMNNEKNIVHIKNAFY; translated from the coding sequence CTGGGTAAATCAGGTGAGCTGCTTGCAAAACAATTCTTAATTGATGAAGGTTATACATTTTTAAAAAGTAATTACAGATTTGAAAGAGCAGAAGCTGATTTAATTTTTACTGGGGGAGAAGGCAAAGATAAAGAGATAATTTTTATCGAAGTAAAGACAAGACGAAGTAAGAAGTTTGGTGAAGGTGAAGAATCAGTTGATGCAAAGAAACAGGCACAGATAAGAAAAGCAGCGGAAGGATTTCTGTATGAGAACGAAATGTATCAGGATTATCAGATAAGACTGGATGTGATAGTAGTTTATTTAATGAATAACGAAAAAAACATAGTTCATATAAAGAACGCATTTTATTAA
- a CDS encoding ribonuclease HII, producing the protein MIVCGIDEAGRGPLAGPVVVAGFINTNNYSNQFITDSKKIAEPDREELYSEIISSGCIYFITKIDHLTIDRINILAATMKGMGIIAKTLHEKCEKFLIDGNYFKLYGNRQKNYNYETIIDGDEKVFEISCASILAKVTRDRIMREYCKEYPNYNFSRHKGYATKEHIANIRQHGLCPIHRRSFCKNFIELSIITEQPSEQLFL; encoded by the coding sequence ATGATTGTTTGCGGAATAGATGAGGCAGGCAGGGGACCCTTAGCGGGTCCTGTAGTTGTAGCCGGTTTTATAAATACGAATAATTACTCTAACCAATTTATAACTGACTCAAAAAAAATTGCTGAGCCGGACAGGGAAGAGCTATATTCGGAAATTATTTCATCAGGCTGTATTTATTTTATTACAAAAATTGACCACCTGACTATAGACAGAATAAATATTCTAGCCGCAACTATGAAGGGAATGGGAATTATTGCAAAGACATTACATGAGAAATGCGAAAAATTTTTAATAGACGGAAATTATTTTAAGCTGTACGGCAACAGACAGAAAAATTATAATTACGAGACAATAATTGACGGTGATGAGAAGGTCTTTGAAATATCCTGCGCATCTATTTTAGCAAAAGTTACGCGTGATAGAATAATGCGTGAGTATTGTAAAGAATATCCGAATTATAATTTCAGCAGACATAAAGGATATGCAACTAAGGAACATATTGCAAATATAAGGCAGCACGGATTATGTCCAATTCACCGCAGGTCATTCTGCAAAAATTTTATAGAGCTATCTATAATAACTGAACAGCCGAGTGAACAACTGTTTTTATAA
- the cphA gene encoding cyanophycin synthetase — translation MKILEIRALRGPNYWSIRRTKLIVMRLDLEEYENKPSNEIPDFLPKLKVVLPTLQEHRCSYEEPGGFFKRVEEGTWAGHIIEHMALELQTLAGMDTGFGRTRETNTKGVYNVVFSYIEENAGLYVARKAVDLFKLMAEDGSYEDVVKFRDEIIQTLREIREDVRFGPSTGSIVEEARQRNIPHIRLNQNSLVQLGYGIHQQRIQATVTGKTNMISVDLASDKNATKKLLGEMGVPVPKGFTLRNEDEIESIVNRIGFPVAVKPLDGNHGKGITAHLTSMDAVKTAFAEAKKFSRTVIIEKSLTGSDFRALVINNKLIAVAERIPACCKGDGKHTIKELIDKENQDPRRGYGHEKTLTQIKIDDMTMRVLELKGYNLETVLKKNEICYLKSTANISTGGTAIDRTEEVDPQNIFLFERIAKIVGLDVAGIDIVAPDVSTPLSENGGGIVEVNAAPGFRMHLEPSEGIGRNVAEPLVDMLFPPGAPARIPIIAVTGTNGKTTTTRLIAHIMKQVGYTVGYTTTEGVYIGNTMIEPGDNTGPMSAKMVLMDPTVEIAVLESARGGILRAGLGFDYCDIGICTNVTIDHLGLKDINTLEDMARVKAVVPESVKKNGYAILNADDDLVYKMREDLESKVALFSMDENNKRIKKHTAKGGIAAVFENNYITIIKSGWKVRIEKVINIPLTFGGRAAFMIQNVLAATLAAYLQGLTTEDIKFGLTTFVPGTAQTPGRLNLIEVGEFKVLIDFAHNPAGMEALSKFVDKFPNKVKIGVVAGTGDRRDEDIIKLGTVVGKMFTKVVIRQDDNLRGRASADEISDLLLKGILKANPEIKHKVIPDEVEAIEFALSHTKKNELLVLLPDDIPRCIQIVTKFRESLNPVKVEHSDIPNQ, via the coding sequence ATGAAAATTCTTGAAATCAGAGCGCTCCGCGGACCAAACTACTGGAGCATCAGAAGAACTAAATTAATTGTAATGCGTCTTGACCTCGAAGAATACGAGAACAAGCCATCCAATGAAATTCCCGATTTTCTTCCCAAGCTTAAAGTCGTGCTGCCTACATTGCAGGAGCATCGCTGCAGCTACGAAGAACCGGGCGGATTTTTCAAGCGAGTAGAAGAAGGTACATGGGCAGGTCACATAATCGAGCACATGGCTCTCGAACTGCAGACACTTGCCGGAATGGATACGGGTTTCGGTCGCACACGCGAAACAAATACTAAAGGAGTTTATAACGTTGTCTTCAGCTACATAGAAGAAAATGCAGGTCTTTATGTTGCGCGCAAGGCAGTTGATTTGTTCAAACTCATGGCGGAAGATGGTTCCTATGAAGATGTAGTGAAATTCAGAGATGAGATAATTCAGACCTTAAGGGAAATAAGAGAAGATGTACGCTTCGGTCCAAGTACAGGTTCAATAGTTGAAGAAGCCCGTCAGAGAAATATACCGCACATAAGATTAAATCAGAATTCGTTGGTTCAGTTAGGATATGGAATTCATCAGCAGAGAATTCAGGCAACTGTTACAGGAAAAACAAATATGATTTCAGTAGACCTTGCATCAGATAAAAATGCAACGAAAAAATTACTCGGAGAGATGGGTGTACCTGTTCCGAAGGGCTTTACATTAAGAAATGAAGATGAAATAGAAAGTATTGTAAACAGAATCGGTTTCCCTGTGGCGGTAAAACCATTAGACGGAAATCACGGCAAAGGTATTACTGCGCATCTTACATCGATGGATGCAGTGAAGACTGCATTTGCAGAGGCGAAGAAGTTTTCGAGAACGGTTATTATTGAAAAATCGTTAACGGGAAGTGACTTCAGAGCGCTTGTGATTAATAATAAATTGATTGCAGTAGCGGAAAGAATTCCTGCCTGCTGTAAAGGTGACGGGAAGCACACGATAAAAGAATTAATTGATAAAGAAAATCAGGACCCGCGCAGAGGCTACGGTCATGAAAAAACTTTAACACAGATAAAGATTGATGACATGACTATGAGAGTACTTGAACTGAAAGGATATAATTTAGAGACTGTATTAAAGAAAAATGAAATCTGTTATTTGAAATCGACGGCAAATATTTCTACAGGCGGTACAGCAATTGACCGCACAGAAGAAGTTGACCCGCAGAATATATTTTTATTTGAGCGCATTGCAAAAATTGTCGGACTTGATGTTGCCGGAATTGATATCGTTGCGCCTGATGTTTCTACTCCGCTCAGTGAAAATGGAGGCGGCATAGTAGAAGTTAATGCTGCGCCCGGATTCAGAATGCATCTTGAGCCTTCGGAAGGAATCGGCAGAAACGTTGCCGAGCCGTTGGTGGATATGTTATTTCCTCCGGGAGCTCCCGCAAGAATTCCTATAATTGCAGTTACAGGAACGAACGGAAAAACTACAACTACACGATTAATTGCTCATATTATGAAACAAGTTGGTTATACTGTAGGCTATACAACTACGGAAGGTGTTTATATAGGAAATACTATGATTGAGCCGGGAGATAACACCGGACCTATGTCCGCTAAGATGGTGTTGATGGACCCGACTGTTGAAATTGCAGTGCTTGAAAGTGCACGCGGAGGAATTTTGAGAGCCGGTCTTGGATTTGATTATTGCGATATTGGTATCTGTACTAATGTAACAATCGACCATCTTGGACTTAAAGATATTAATACTCTTGAAGATATGGCGCGAGTAAAAGCAGTTGTGCCTGAGAGCGTTAAGAAGAACGGCTATGCAATATTAAATGCCGATGATGATCTTGTTTATAAAATGAGAGAGGACCTGGAAAGCAAGGTTGCGCTGTTCAGCATGGATGAAAATAATAAAAGAATAAAAAAGCATACTGCCAAAGGCGGTATAGCTGCAGTCTTTGAAAATAATTACATCACAATTATAAAGAGCGGCTGGAAAGTAAGAATTGAGAAGGTTATAAATATTCCTCTTACATTCGGGGGACGCGCTGCGTTTATGATACAGAACGTTTTAGCTGCTACGCTTGCAGCTTATTTGCAGGGATTAACAACGGAAGATATTAAGTTCGGCTTAACTACGTTTGTGCCGGGCACTGCACAGACTCCGGGAAGACTCAATCTCATTGAGGTTGGTGAGTTCAAAGTTCTTATTGACTTTGCGCATAACCCTGCCGGTATGGAAGCTCTATCGAAGTTTGTTGATAAATTCCCGAACAAAGTTAAGATAGGTGTTGTTGCAGGAACGGGCGATAGAAGAGATGAAGATATTATCAAGCTCGGAACTGTAGTAGGTAAAATGTTTACAAAGGTTGTTATCAGGCAGGATGATAATTTAAGAGGAAGAGCTTCGGCAGATGAAATTTCTGATTTGTTACTGAAGGGAATTCTGAAAGCAAATCCTGAAATAAAGCATAAAGTTATCCCTGATGAGGTTGAGGCTATTGAGTTTGCATTAAGTCATACTAAAAAGAACGAACTGCTTGTGCTGCTTCCGGATGATATTCCGAGATGTATTCAGATTGTGACGAAGTTCAGAGAAAGTTTGAATCCTGTTAAGGTTGAGCATAGTGATATTCCGAATCAGTAG